In Solenopsis invicta isolate M01_SB chromosome 9, UNIL_Sinv_3.0, whole genome shotgun sequence, the sequence TGAGAATTGCGCGGTTACGAAAGTAATCAATCAGAACAGCCAGATAGAAGCAGTGGAAACTACACGCGGTACCATCAAATGCCAGCATTTTGTAAACTGTGCTGGATTTTGGGCACGGAATGTGGGTAAACTCAGTGAGCCATATGTTAAGGTTGGTATCTAATACATAGTTTATTAAGCATAAAGAGTTTGGTGGCTGAAAATAATACCTTACTTATTTTCACTCAGGTACCACTCCATCCTgtagaacattattatttacacaCTAAACCAATTGCTAATTTAGATCCAATGACACCAGTTATACGCGACTTAGATGGGTATATCTATTTTCGAGAGAACGAAGGACGGCTGTTAGCCGGTGGTTTCGAACCAATCGCAAAACCAGCGTTTGAAGATGGCATGATTCCAGGttagataagaattttttaaatattaaattatatcaaaataaccAATCTCATATAGTTTGATGCCACTAATTTACCAACTTGACAAGAATTGTTTACAATAtgattattaaacatttttattcgatTTAGAAAGTATGGATAAACGATTTTTACCAGAAGATTGGGATCACTTTCATATTTTGCTGGAACAGATGTTGCACAGAATTCCAAGTTTAGGAAATGCAGTTCTGGAGAGACTCTGCAACGGGCCTGAAGCATTCTCCCCTGATTGCAAATGGATCGTGGGGGAGGCGCCGGAAATACGTAACTACTACATCGCCGCCGGAATGAAAACGGTTAGTCAATAAGTTGATTAAATCGTTTAATTATATCGACACTTGAAATTCTTCGATAAATGATGGTTTCTAAAGGTCGGAATATCCGCCGCTGGCGGAGTTGGTCGCGCAACGGCGGAATTGATAGTTAACGGCTCAACTTCGTTAGATATGTACGAGTTGGATGTCTCACGTTTCCTTGGGCTACATAATAATCGTAAATTTCTGCGCGATCGAGTGCGAGAAGTACCCGGGATGCACTACGCCCTGCAGTATCCACATCTCGAGTTCAAGACTGGAAGAAACCTGAGGATGTCGCCGATTTATCCGAAGCTCAGAGATGCGGGCGCCGTTTTTGGCCAGGTCATGGGTTACGAGAGACCGTCCTGGTTTCAATTAGATGATAACTGTGGTAATTTTCATGTATCATGTCTTCCTACAAAACTCAGAATCcatttcaatattacaaatatgtattGTTAACAGATTTGGAGTTTCCCGATGGTTTCCAGAGATATAAAATAGCTTACACGAATACCTTCGGTAAGCCTCCTTGGTTCGACGCAGTCGCGCAAGAATACGCTGCTTGCAGAGAAACAGTCGGTCTGAGTGATTATTCCTCCTTTACCAAAATTGATCTATGGGTAATTATTTAGTAGTACAATTAAAGACTTGTGTATCTGTCTGCTaaacttgcaataaaatataacttaacaTCTTGCGTTTTTGTATTATAGTCGAACGATACGGAAGTCGTGGATTTGCTACAGTATTTGTGCTCAAATGATGTGGATGTACCTGTAGGAAGTATTATTCACACCGGTATGCAAAATCACCGAGGTGGTTACGAGAACGATTGTAGTCTAGCGCGAATTGCACCAAATCAGTAAGtcgcaatattttaaataaatttacattgcaCGTGATAATAGTTTGTTATTGATAACAATCAAAAAGACGATTCTACccgagaaaataaataaaaagtataagtttcttatatatttttttttatttgaaaattgaaaaattgattacgTTTCTGATTGTATCATCAATAACACGGATTACTTTGCACATAATGAAAATAAGTGTATGAATACATCCGAAAACATTATTGTTAGTTACATGATGATTGCTCCAACTATTCAACAAACGCGTTGCAAGAATTGGATCCATCGTCATCTACCAGTGGATGGTTCTGTCGCTGTATCTGATGTCACCTCGGCATACACTGCAATTTGCATAATGGGACCGGCCACTAGAAAATTGCTGACTGAATTGACGGACATAGATTTAAATCCAAAGAATTTTCCATTCTTCACATTCAAAGTAATATAATCGATtacaaaatttcgaattctTTTACTATCCGCTTGCTTTTGTTCATCAGGAATTAGATGTCGGACTTGCCAATGGCATTCGTACGATGAATTTAACGCACACCGGAGAACTTGGCTACGTTCTGTATATTCCAAACGAGGTAGAAGTACTTAACAACTTGAGTAAAACTGCTTTCGAGTTTTCTTTGTTTATAAAGCGTTCCAAGTCcatagaatttttcaaattttataatttcagttTGCTCTACATGTCTATATGAGACTAATAGAGGCCGGAGCGAAATACGGAGTGAAACATGCAGGTTATTATGCAACGAGAGCATTACGTGTTGAAAAGTTTTACGCATTTTGGGGACAAGATCTAGATACTTTCACTACTCCCCTAGAATGCGGAAGATCGTGGAGAGtaaaatttgatgtaaattaCAACTTTACTTTAAAGATTGACATTTTAGAGAAGTtgttaagtaaatttatataaaacctTCATTTCGCAGAAAGAAGTCGACTTTATAGGTAGAGATGCTCTTTTGAGGCAGCGTGAGCAAGGAGTCAAGCGcaaatatgtacaattattGTTGAACGATCACGACCTCGAATTCGACACTTGGTGCTGGGGTGGCGAGCCTATTTATCGAAATGGAAAATACTGCGGAATGACAACGACCACGGGTTACGGTTTTACGTTCAAAAAACAGGTAAATTTggtttcacattttttttctgtaaaaccaatatttttgttttcttttcgaAGTAACTTATTGAATGATGATCTGCAGGTATGTCTCGGATTTGTGCAAAATTTCGATTCGAAGGGTCAACCGCAAGAGGTGACAAATGAGTACATATTGTCGGGTGATTACGAAGTGAACGTCGCGGGTATCATGTATCCTGCAAAGTGTCACTTGCACAGTCCTAATTTACCGACCAAATTTCCCGATAAAGAGAGAGATGCTTATCACGCTACGCGCGATCAACAATCTTTGTAATCTCTCTCTTAGAAATAACGCTTCAAATCTGTACAAACGATGtatatagtaaaaaattgaataaatcgTTTAATAAGTATCACTCAAAAATTGCTACATCAAAAAATCTAAAAGTCGCAGTAGAAATTCTCCAGGCCAAAGAATCgtgtaaataaattacattgggCCTTTGATCTTTCATATTACGTAACTACTTTctcttaaaaaatcatatctatATATAGTAGTATCCTACGCACTATGTCACAGATTTCAAAACGtatacttaaataatttctaaagcTTATATCTCTCTACAAATATCTCGCATTGTACAACATATCTCATGTCTATATACGTTCTTTCGGGAAATTACAGATAAATCGTACACGAGAAACATTCGTCATAATTGCATTTGTTGAACaccatttgttatttttttgtgaaCTCTTGTTCAACCACGATACactttattatgtatatactgACATTTGTGTCATGTGTACAATGccgtttatatataatacacagTGTGAAATACATTGTCCGAAAGACACGTTTAGTGAGGTGTATGAGGTTTTGCTCCCCTTAATCAATGTtccttcttattaaaatattaacgcaATAAGTCTCACTTACACATTATATAAATCGATACACACTTATTTACGATTACTCGATATTTACCcttctcaaaaatttaaacgtaatagtACATTTATCCCTACAATAACAACTTTTTACACGCAATACTCAGTCATTAAACTTTCATTTTACTGTACACATAGCGACAGTTGAGAAGTAAAACGTTCTATCACTCTGGAATCTCCGTCTCCGTTGAGGGAACCTGCTTCTGTACCATACACGATCTAGCTACGGATTCGAACAATCTGAAACAATAATGTCAAATTTGAAGAAAGAAGAATGAAT encodes:
- the LOC105201851 gene encoding pyruvate dehydrogenase phosphatase regulatory subunit, mitochondrial isoform X1; its protein translation is MWKQSKLLYNRCAVQGRKALSHTYKTGEPATKVTDAENSECALPKEARVVICGGGVMGGAVAYHLSLMGLGLQTILLESGRLGGGTTWHASGLVGAFKPSLAQVKLAQDSIALYKELEKKGLSTGWKQCGSLSLARTRDRMTSFRRMKAQSVSRDVECHLVSPEEIQALCPLLHIEDLIGGLWIPDDGVGDSYQICLTLIQEAQQRGVTVFENCAVTKVINQNSQIEAVETTRGTIKCQHFVNCAGFWARNVGKLSEPYVKVPLHPVEHYYLHTKPIANLDPMTPVIRDLDGYIYFRENEGRLLAGGFEPIAKPAFEDGMIPESMDKRFLPEDWDHFHILLEQMLHRIPSLGNAVLERLCNGPEAFSPDCKWIVGEAPEIRNYYIAAGMKTVGISAAGGVGRATAELIVNGSTSLDMYELDVSRFLGLHNNRKFLRDRVREVPGMHYALQYPHLEFKTGRNLRMSPIYPKLRDAGAVFGQVMGYERPSWFQLDDNCDLEFPDGFQRYKIAYTNTFGKPPWFDAVAQEYAACRETVGLSDYSSFTKIDLWSNDTEVVDLLQYLCSNDVDVPVGSIIHTGMQNHRGGYENDCSLARIAPNHYMMIAPTIQQTRCKNWIHRHLPVDGSVAVSDVTSAYTAICIMGPATRKLLTELTDIDLNPKNFPFFTFKELDVGLANGIRTMNLTHTGELGYVLYIPNEFALHVYMRLIEAGAKYGVKHAGYYATRALRVEKFYAFWGQDLDTFTTPLECGRSWRVKFDKEVDFIGRDALLRQREQGVKRKYVQLLLNDHDLEFDTWCWGGEPIYRNGKYCGMTTTTGYGFTFKKQVCLGFVQNFDSKGQPQEVTNEYILSGDYEVNVAGIMYPAKCHLHSPNLPTKFPDKERDAYHATRDQQSL
- the LOC105201851 gene encoding pyruvate dehydrogenase phosphatase regulatory subunit, mitochondrial isoform X2 gives rise to the protein MGGAVAYHLSLMGLGLQTILLESGRLGGGTTWHASGLVGAFKPSLAQVKLAQDSIALYKELEKKGLSTGWKQCGSLSLARTRDRMTSFRRMKAQSVSRDVECHLVSPEEIQALCPLLHIEDLIGGLWIPDDGVGDSYQICLTLIQEAQQRGVTVFENCAVTKVINQNSQIEAVETTRGTIKCQHFVNCAGFWARNVGKLSEPYVKVPLHPVEHYYLHTKPIANLDPMTPVIRDLDGYIYFRENEGRLLAGGFEPIAKPAFEDGMIPESMDKRFLPEDWDHFHILLEQMLHRIPSLGNAVLERLCNGPEAFSPDCKWIVGEAPEIRNYYIAAGMKTVGISAAGGVGRATAELIVNGSTSLDMYELDVSRFLGLHNNRKFLRDRVREVPGMHYALQYPHLEFKTGRNLRMSPIYPKLRDAGAVFGQVMGYERPSWFQLDDNCDLEFPDGFQRYKIAYTNTFGKPPWFDAVAQEYAACRETVGLSDYSSFTKIDLWSNDTEVVDLLQYLCSNDVDVPVGSIIHTGMQNHRGGYENDCSLARIAPNHYMMIAPTIQQTRCKNWIHRHLPVDGSVAVSDVTSAYTAICIMGPATRKLLTELTDIDLNPKNFPFFTFKELDVGLANGIRTMNLTHTGELGYVLYIPNEFALHVYMRLIEAGAKYGVKHAGYYATRALRVEKFYAFWGQDLDTFTTPLECGRSWRVKFDKEVDFIGRDALLRQREQGVKRKYVQLLLNDHDLEFDTWCWGGEPIYRNGKYCGMTTTTGYGFTFKKQVCLGFVQNFDSKGQPQEVTNEYILSGDYEVNVAGIMYPAKCHLHSPNLPTKFPDKERDAYHATRDQQSL